The DNA window CGGCGATCTTCGGGCGGGCTTGCCGCGATGAGGGCGCCAGCTTCGCAGGCAAAGCGGATCAGCGCGCCAGTTTTCATCGCCTGCAGACGGATGATTTCGGCTTCGTCGGGGGTCCGCTTTTCTGCGGCAAGATCGAGCGCCTGACCGCCGGCCATGCCGCCGAGACCGGCTGCTCGGGCGAGGGCAAGCACCAGCGCCGCTTTGCTCATATCGGGAAGAGCCGTTTCCGGCGCGGCAACGATATCAAAGGCGTAGGTCAGCAGGCTGTCGCCGGCGAGGATTGCGGTGGCTTCATCGAACTTGATGTGCACCGTCGGTTTGCCGCGGCGCAGGTCGTCATTGTCCATGGCCGGCAGGTCGTCGTGCACGAGGGAATAGCAGTGAACGCATTCGAGTGCTGCGCCGACGCGAAGTGCCGCCTGCGCATCACCGCCGAGAAGGGCCGCACTTTCGATGACAAGGAATGGGCGCAGCCGCTTGCCGCCGTTCAGCACGGCATAGTGCATGGCGCTGCGTAGGGTATCGGGCCTGGCGATTTCGTCGGAAAGAGGGCTCGGTGAAAGCAATGTCTCGAGCAGCGCCTCGATTTCACGGGCGTTGTTCCTAAGCCTTTTCTCGAAAGTGTCCCGGTTCGCGTCCATGGGCGCTGTTTGCCATGGGGCACCGGGGCTTG is part of the Rhizobium bangladeshense genome and encodes:
- a CDS encoding polyprenyl synthetase family protein produces the protein MDANRDTFEKRLRNNAREIEALLETLLSPSPLSDEIARPDTLRSAMHYAVLNGGKRLRPFLVIESAALLGGDAQAALRVGAALECVHCYSLVHDDLPAMDNDDLRRGKPTVHIKFDEATAILAGDSLLTYAFDIVAAPETALPDMSKAALVLALARAAGLGGMAGGQALDLAAEKRTPDEAEIIRLQAMKTGALIRFACEAGALIAASPPEDRRRLRAFGEKIGLAFQLADDILDLTSDAETMGKATGKDAARGKGTLVALHGIEWAEAELRQHVRDAEDLLAPYGARASILTDAAQFIAQRKS